One window of Candidatus Nanosynbacter sp. HMT-352 genomic DNA carries:
- a CDS encoding RrF2 family transcriptional regulator, protein MRLSGAVEQACCIMAILADPKRTTPVTNDALAEKMLVSPTYLKKISRKLVIAKLITSTQGAGGGFILARKMNEVTLHDVVLAIEGESPFFQPQGIIERVFQSRPRQVEIGMNMIEKVFSEAQEKWSEYLKTVTLEDVTKEVTHD, encoded by the coding sequence ATGAGATTATCGGGAGCTGTTGAACAAGCGTGTTGCATTATGGCAATTCTGGCGGATCCGAAAAGGACGACGCCGGTAACTAATGATGCGCTGGCGGAAAAGATGCTGGTTTCGCCGACGTACTTGAAGAAAATTAGTCGGAAATTGGTAATAGCAAAGCTAATCACTTCAACTCAGGGAGCTGGCGGCGGATTTATTTTAGCGAGAAAAATGAACGAAGTTACGTTGCATGATGTTGTCCTTGCAATTGAAGGAGAGTCGCCATTTTTTCAGCCTCAGGGAATTATTGAGAGAGTTTTTCAATCGCGTCCTCGTCAGGTGGAAATTGGCATGAATATGATAGAAAAGGTTTTTTCTGAAGCGCAGGAAAAGTGGAGTGAATATTTGAAAACTGTGACGCTGGAAGATGTCACAAAGGAGGTTACACATGATTAA
- a CDS encoding YhgE/Pip family protein, whose translation MIKNKMLRAEWKHLFNNKILLISMAVISFIPILYSGFFLGSIWDPYGQTKNLPVAFVNEDKGASLNGKVLNVGESVEKKLKDNHDLGWEFVSKQQADEGVNSGHFYAVVTIPSDFSQKAASITESEPQQAVINFTTTPAKNYIGSLVSNQAAAKVKSSVSEQITQAYAKGILENLDKLGIGLDAAANGASTLHDGLGRLQSGTQTYVGGVKQLAVNQQSLTGGLAQLSDGSRKLQAGLGQLSNNLPTESQLSQLSDGMKQLQSGINQLNASVSNPSPALVALKNKVETTAQTLVQTMKDSESDLSAAGDTLRTLGAQAAASGSESTTISLSQISNISRAFTETQTIIEQTTTLLKDLRVLTQQLSAQQTQLRAGVSTLNKGVNQLAPNAITAFNGYNSVRFANNQLLAGSASLANGLSEAKSGSQKLANGASLLESRSGALIDGTSQLASGADTLANKLADASNRIKIQPTGATTQQQIANPVKSEMTEKGNVPNYGYALSPYVLSLSLFVGALVLNVIYPIRKTFSEQESAIRWWLSKASVAGVAAFMQATILMLVMVFFLGLTPEHPAHFIGAIYLTSFAYMSIVSLLVIVLDNPGRFLAMVLLVLQLGSSEGTFPIQTANGFFQAINPLVPMTYSIRALRQAISGGLDNAFYGGSMWVLAGFLLVANLLTIGFFAYRGKRKFAHTSVDGDD comes from the coding sequence ATGATTAAAAATAAGATGTTACGAGCCGAGTGGAAGCATTTGTTTAATAATAAAATATTGCTGATATCCATGGCTGTGATTTCGTTTATCCCGATTTTGTATAGTGGATTTTTCCTAGGCTCAATTTGGGATCCGTACGGACAAACAAAAAACTTACCGGTGGCGTTCGTGAACGAAGATAAGGGCGCTAGCTTAAACGGTAAAGTGCTGAATGTCGGCGAATCCGTCGAGAAAAAACTGAAAGATAATCACGATTTGGGTTGGGAGTTTGTCAGTAAACAACAAGCAGACGAAGGCGTGAATAGCGGGCATTTTTATGCAGTAGTAACTATTCCGTCCGACTTTTCGCAGAAAGCGGCGTCAATTACCGAATCTGAACCTCAGCAGGCGGTTATTAATTTTACGACCACGCCAGCGAAAAACTATATCGGTTCGCTAGTCAGCAATCAAGCTGCCGCCAAGGTTAAATCTTCGGTGTCTGAACAAATCACTCAGGCGTACGCTAAGGGAATTTTGGAGAATTTGGACAAGCTTGGAATAGGGCTGGATGCGGCAGCTAACGGCGCGTCAACTTTGCACGACGGATTAGGGCGATTGCAATCTGGCACACAAACATACGTTGGCGGCGTTAAGCAATTAGCGGTAAATCAGCAATCCTTGACTGGCGGACTGGCGCAACTCAGCGACGGTTCTCGTAAATTGCAGGCGGGGTTGGGGCAATTGTCGAACAATTTGCCGACCGAATCTCAATTGTCACAATTATCTGACGGCATGAAACAATTGCAATCGGGCATAAATCAGTTAAACGCCAGCGTGAGTAACCCATCGCCAGCGCTCGTGGCGCTGAAAAATAAGGTAGAAACGACCGCGCAAACTTTGGTGCAAACAATGAAAGATTCGGAGTCCGACTTGTCGGCGGCGGGCGATACTTTGCGGACTTTGGGCGCGCAAGCAGCCGCTTCTGGCAGTGAATCTACGACGATAAGTTTGTCGCAAATTAGCAATATTTCTCGAGCATTCACAGAAACTCAGACAATTATTGAGCAGACGACAACGCTACTTAAAGATCTTCGAGTGCTAACTCAACAATTATCGGCGCAACAAACGCAACTTCGGGCTGGAGTTTCTACATTGAATAAAGGCGTGAATCAATTGGCACCAAACGCGATCACCGCATTTAACGGCTATAACAGCGTGCGATTCGCAAATAATCAATTGCTGGCGGGCTCGGCAAGCTTAGCAAACGGCTTAAGCGAAGCAAAATCGGGCAGCCAAAAATTGGCGAATGGCGCGAGTTTGTTAGAAAGTCGCTCGGGCGCGTTAATTGACGGAACTTCGCAACTGGCAAGCGGCGCGGATACGCTGGCGAATAAATTGGCGGATGCTTCTAATCGCATAAAAATTCAACCAACTGGCGCTACGACTCAGCAGCAAATTGCAAATCCAGTGAAGTCGGAAATGACCGAAAAGGGCAATGTTCCAAACTATGGATACGCTTTGTCGCCGTATGTTTTGTCGCTAAGTTTGTTCGTTGGAGCACTCGTTCTGAACGTTATTTATCCGATCCGCAAAACTTTTTCCGAGCAAGAAAGTGCGATTCGTTGGTGGCTATCTAAAGCTTCGGTGGCTGGCGTGGCAGCCTTTATGCAAGCAACAATTTTGATGTTGGTGATGGTGTTTTTCTTAGGGCTAACTCCAGAGCATCCAGCGCATTTCATCGGGGCAATTTATCTGACGTCGTTTGCATATATGTCGATTGTGTCGCTTTTGGTGATTGTTTTGGACAATCCAGGGCGGTTCCTAGCGATGGTTCTTTTGGTGCTCCAATTGGGATCCAGTGAAGGAACATTCCCAATCCAAACTGCCAACGGATTC